One window of the Streptomyces sp. NBC_00259 genome contains the following:
- a CDS encoding family 20 glycosylhydrolase — protein MRRAMPVLLFILSLVIGAITPTAAGAGEPGATAPPSVVPRPTDWTDLGGRTVLTPRTRIVVDPRSARATALPAGRAELPGPARQSVRGLADQLRAELASVSGLRPRIAYGHPAPGDIVLRLTDTGLGAEGYRFDSGSGSRTAGDTGGAVTVEAASTHGLFYGTRTLLQLLRATAPDHHSLPRARAADRPAQAVRTVHLDAGRKYWRIPYLENLIRRMGDQKLNTLFLHLSESEGFRLHSPKFPGLADPGHSYSRADIEHLKAFAARHHVQLMPGIEVPGHATVISEAFGIGFGADNGTGSAPCTGAHTHSHLTADWIIDMTSERAVEKTEEIVDEFAGWFDAPLFAIGAEEVPGQLAECPRVKDFLAADPDVSTLGDLLNRYINTLDDVVSKHGRRTAVYNGSEHLAAPQQKVHGPVVFITWEGTGAEPAIPGHDEIAIGPFYVTPNNYHHLYPDEPWMYDTWAPSTTPDMLGSGLVNWADYNFWSDDGYFEQQMAAARAILADRAWNASPTPDTVDGFRALVARLGDPPGIRPLPVAPRTDDGRPSHHWTFDPAPYPSGWTYAGSPGNTLYAEDVAGALPGTSYIINNPTPVTGDGATGGAWRFDHDRDGVGLGGLDTAEPWTVSVRVRPTARTADQVLLSSKAGALKLMQYGTGRVGLTRYGTADHSFPYTLPLDRWTLLTWVAEPGRTTLYADGERVGTVEASVPLPLRSIGTEKASLRGDLDELRTWDEALSPGQVRDLLRRDAQ, from the coding sequence GTGCGCCGAGCCATGCCCGTGCTCCTCTTCATCCTCAGCCTAGTCATCGGAGCTATCACTCCCACTGCCGCTGGGGCGGGCGAGCCAGGGGCCACGGCGCCACCGTCCGTCGTCCCGCGCCCCACCGACTGGACGGACCTCGGCGGTCGTACCGTCCTCACCCCTCGCACCCGCATCGTCGTGGACCCCCGCAGCGCCCGGGCCACCGCGCTTCCCGCCGGGCGCGCCGAACTCCCCGGTCCCGCACGCCAGTCGGTGCGCGGGCTCGCCGATCAGCTGCGGGCCGAGCTCGCGAGCGTCAGCGGGCTGCGTCCCCGGATCGCGTACGGCCACCCGGCCCCCGGCGACATCGTTCTGCGCCTCACGGACACCGGACTCGGGGCGGAGGGCTACCGCTTCGACAGCGGCAGCGGCAGCCGCACTGCCGGAGACACGGGCGGCGCCGTCACCGTCGAAGCCGCCTCCACGCACGGCCTCTTCTACGGCACCCGCACGCTCCTCCAGCTGCTCCGCGCCACCGCCCCCGACCACCACTCGCTCCCCCGCGCCCGCGCCGCCGACCGGCCCGCCCAGGCCGTCCGCACGGTCCATCTCGACGCGGGCCGCAAGTACTGGCGGATCCCCTACCTGGAGAACCTCATCCGCAGGATGGGCGACCAGAAGCTCAACACCCTGTTCCTGCACCTGTCGGAGTCGGAGGGTTTCCGCCTCCACAGCCCGAAGTTCCCCGGGCTCGCCGACCCCGGCCACAGCTACAGCCGCGCCGACATCGAGCACCTCAAGGCTTTCGCGGCCCGCCACCACGTCCAGCTGATGCCCGGCATCGAGGTCCCGGGCCATGCGACCGTCATCAGCGAGGCGTTCGGCATCGGCTTCGGCGCGGACAACGGCACCGGCTCGGCCCCGTGCACCGGCGCGCACACCCACTCGCACCTCACCGCCGACTGGATCATCGACATGACCAGTGAGCGGGCGGTGGAGAAGACCGAGGAGATCGTCGACGAGTTCGCGGGCTGGTTCGACGCGCCGCTGTTCGCCATCGGCGCCGAGGAGGTCCCGGGCCAACTCGCCGAATGCCCGCGCGTGAAGGACTTCCTGGCCGCGGACCCGGACGTCAGCACCCTCGGCGACCTGCTCAACCGCTACATCAACACCCTCGACGACGTCGTGAGCAAGCACGGCAGGCGCACCGCCGTCTACAACGGTTCCGAGCACCTCGCCGCGCCCCAGCAGAAGGTCCACGGCCCGGTCGTCTTCATCACCTGGGAGGGCACGGGCGCGGAGCCGGCCATTCCGGGCCATGACGAGATCGCCATCGGCCCCTTCTACGTCACCCCGAACAACTACCACCACCTGTATCCGGACGAGCCCTGGATGTACGACACCTGGGCCCCGAGCACCACGCCCGACATGCTCGGCTCCGGCCTGGTCAACTGGGCCGACTACAACTTCTGGTCGGACGACGGCTACTTCGAGCAGCAGATGGCGGCAGCCCGCGCGATCCTCGCCGACCGCGCCTGGAACGCCTCCCCCACCCCCGACACGGTCGACGGCTTCCGCGCCCTCGTCGCCCGCCTCGGCGACCCGCCCGGCATCCGTCCCCTGCCCGTGGCACCCCGCACCGACGACGGCCGCCCCAGCCACCACTGGACCTTCGACCCGGCCCCGTACCCGAGCGGCTGGACGTACGCGGGCAGCCCCGGCAACACCCTCTACGCCGAGGACGTCGCGGGCGCCCTGCCCGGCACCTCGTACATCATCAACAACCCCACGCCCGTCACCGGTGACGGCGCGACCGGCGGCGCCTGGCGCTTCGACCACGACCGGGACGGCGTCGGCCTCGGCGGCCTCGACACCGCCGAGCCGTGGACGGTCTCCGTACGGGTACGCCCCACCGCCCGCACCGCCGACCAGGTGCTGCTCAGCTCGAAGGCGGGCGCGCTCAAACTCATGCAGTACGGCACCGGCCGGGTCGGCCTCACCCGCTACGGCACCGCCGACCACTCCTTCCCCTACACCCTCCCGCTCGACCGCTGGACCCTGCTGACCTGGGTGGCCGAGCCGGGCCGCACCACCCTGTACGCCGACGGCGAGCGCGTCGGCACCGTGGAGGCATCCGTCCCGCTGCCGCTGCGCTCCATCGGCACCGAGAAGGCGAGCCTCCGCGGCGATCTCGACGAACTGCGCACCTGGGACGAGGCGCTGAGCCCCGGACAGGTACGCGACCTCCTCCGAAGGGATGCACAGTGA
- a CDS encoding FAD-dependent oxidoreductase, which yields MLSSARHADVVIVGAGIAGLAAAHRLTSAGVTVLVLEAEPRVGGRMVTEDLDGFRLDRVGPLLNTSYPELRRDPALAGMPLRTFTPGVLVHSDGRHHRAGETRGVRHARSARGALTAARALASAPRTPLGGAIDQARLAAALGRLAATPPRRLLARRELPTHEALFARGLPPRTVNSFLRPLLSALLGDPELTTSSRCADLVLRGFARGRLCVPAGGAATLPEALADALPPGTVLTGARVTEASISSVTTEEHGTFTCRSLLLATGARAAAALLPGLRVPDFHPVTVLHHTAPAPPLAEPALLLDADGPGPVAHTAVMSEVDPSRAPEDRVLITSTVLGRPPAGLDRRVRTHLATLYGTSTADWELLDAHHDPEAVPAMPPPHDARRPVRLLCGLYVCGDHRDTSTVQGALFSGRRAAHAVLRDLGIQPELSPSSLSTAAA from the coding sequence GTGCTCAGCAGCGCACGCCACGCGGACGTCGTCATCGTCGGAGCCGGTATCGCCGGGCTCGCGGCGGCTCACAGGTTGACCAGTGCGGGGGTCACGGTCCTCGTGCTGGAGGCCGAACCGAGGGTCGGGGGCCGGATGGTCACCGAGGACCTGGACGGGTTCCGGCTGGACCGGGTCGGCCCGTTGCTCAACACGTCGTATCCGGAGCTCCGCCGTGACCCTGCTCTCGCCGGCATGCCGCTGCGGACCTTCACCCCCGGCGTGCTCGTGCACAGCGACGGCCGGCACCACCGCGCCGGTGAGACCCGCGGCGTACGCCACGCACGGAGCGCGAGGGGCGCACTCACGGCTGCGCGCGCCCTCGCGAGCGCCCCTCGCACGCCTCTCGGTGGCGCCATCGACCAGGCCCGCCTCGCCGCCGCGCTCGGCCGGCTCGCGGCCACCCCGCCCCGCCGGCTGCTCGCCCGCCGTGAACTGCCCACGCACGAGGCCCTGTTCGCCCGCGGGCTCCCCCCTCGTACCGTCAACTCCTTCCTCCGTCCGCTGCTCTCCGCCCTCCTCGGCGACCCGGAGCTCACGACCTCCAGCCGCTGCGCCGACCTCGTCCTGCGCGGTTTCGCCCGCGGCCGGCTCTGCGTCCCCGCCGGCGGCGCCGCGACCCTTCCCGAGGCGCTCGCGGACGCCCTCCCGCCCGGCACCGTCCTCACCGGCGCCCGGGTCACCGAAGCGTCGATCAGCTCCGTCACCACCGAGGAGCACGGCACGTTCACCTGCCGCTCGCTGCTCCTGGCCACCGGCGCCCGCGCCGCCGCCGCGCTCCTGCCCGGGCTGCGCGTCCCGGACTTCCACCCCGTGACGGTCCTGCACCACACCGCCCCCGCACCGCCGCTGGCCGAGCCGGCCCTGCTCCTGGACGCGGACGGCCCGGGCCCGGTCGCGCACACCGCGGTGATGAGCGAGGTCGACCCGTCCCGTGCGCCGGAGGACCGGGTGCTGATCACGTCCACCGTCCTCGGCCGCCCGCCCGCCGGGCTCGACCGCCGGGTCCGTACGCATCTCGCCACGCTGTACGGCACGTCCACCGCCGACTGGGAGCTGCTGGACGCGCACCACGACCCGGAGGCCGTACCGGCGATGCCCCCGCCGCACGACGCACGCCGCCCGGTTCGGCTCCTCTGCGGGCTCTACGTCTGTGGCGACCACCGCGACACGAGCACCGTCCAGGGCGCCCTGTTCTCCGGCCGGAGGGCGGCGCACGCGGTCCTGCGCGACCTCGGCATCCAGCCGGAGCTCAGCCCGTCCTCCCTCAGCACGGCTGCGGCGTAG
- a CDS encoding DUF4191 domain-containing protein — translation MARKEQAENSANPGRLKQIALTYKMTRRADSKIGLVLAGVGIVTFGVFLAIGFLIDHPIYLGVLGFLLAFLAMAIVFGRRAERAAFGQMEGQPGAAAAVLQNVGRGWTTTPAVAMNRSQDVVHRAVGKAGIVLVAEGNPNRLKTLLAAEKKRMARVAVDAPVHDIVVGNDEGQVPLKKLRTTMMKLPRVLTGPQVTQTNDRLRAMGDLMSNMPLPKGPMPKGMRMPRGGKMR, via the coding sequence ATGGCGAGGAAGGAACAGGCAGAGAACTCTGCGAACCCCGGGCGACTCAAGCAGATCGCCCTTACCTACAAGATGACCAGGCGGGCCGACTCGAAGATCGGTCTTGTCCTCGCGGGTGTGGGAATCGTCACCTTCGGTGTCTTCCTCGCGATCGGTTTTCTGATCGACCACCCGATCTATCTGGGCGTCCTGGGCTTCCTGCTGGCCTTCCTCGCGATGGCGATCGTCTTCGGACGCCGCGCCGAGCGCGCCGCCTTCGGGCAGATGGAAGGACAGCCGGGTGCGGCGGCCGCGGTGCTCCAGAACGTGGGCAGAGGCTGGACCACGACCCCCGCGGTCGCGATGAACCGCAGCCAGGACGTCGTCCACCGGGCCGTCGGCAAGGCCGGCATCGTGCTGGTGGCCGAGGGCAACCCGAACCGGCTGAAGACCCTGCTGGCGGCCGAGAAGAAGCGGATGGCCCGGGTCGCCGTGGACGCCCCGGTCCACGACATCGTCGTCGGCAACGACGAGGGCCAGGTGCCGCTGAAGAAGCTCCGCACCACGATGATGAAGCTGCCGCGCGTGCTCACCGGCCCGCAGGTGACGCAGACGAACGACCGTCTGCGCGCGATGGGCGACCTGATGAGCAACATGCCGCTGCCGAAGGGCCCGATGCCGAAGGGCATGCGGATGCCGCGCGGCGGAAAGATGCGCTGA
- the lipA gene encoding lipoyl synthase yields the protein MSAVAPDGRKMLRLEVRNSQTPIERKPEWIKTRAKMGPEYNQLQKLVKSEGLHTVCQEAGCPNIFECWEDREATFLIGGDQCTRRCDFCQIDTGKPQALDRDEPRRVGESVVTMDLNYATITGVARDDLEDGGAWLYAETVRQIHAQTADREAGRTKVELLIPDFNAEPDQLAEVFSSRPEVLAHNVETVPRIFKRIRPGFRYERSLKVITEARAAGLVTKSNLILGMGETREEVSEALQHLHDAGCELITITQYLRPSVRHHPVERWVKPHEFVELKEEAEEIGFSGVMSGPLVRSSYRAGRLFQQAIEKRGEIAVTQAV from the coding sequence GTGTCCGCTGTCGCACCCGACGGACGCAAGATGCTGCGTCTGGAGGTCCGGAACAGCCAGACCCCCATCGAGCGCAAGCCCGAGTGGATCAAGACCCGGGCGAAAATGGGCCCCGAGTACAACCAGCTGCAGAAGCTCGTGAAGAGCGAGGGTCTGCACACGGTGTGCCAGGAGGCCGGCTGTCCGAACATCTTCGAATGCTGGGAGGACCGCGAGGCCACCTTCCTCATCGGCGGCGACCAGTGCACCCGGCGCTGCGACTTCTGCCAGATCGACACGGGCAAGCCGCAGGCCCTCGACCGTGACGAGCCCCGCCGCGTCGGCGAGTCGGTCGTCACGATGGACCTGAACTACGCCACGATCACCGGCGTCGCCCGCGACGACCTGGAGGACGGCGGCGCCTGGCTGTACGCGGAGACCGTGCGCCAGATCCACGCCCAGACCGCGGACCGCGAGGCCGGCCGGACCAAGGTCGAGCTGCTGATCCCCGACTTCAACGCGGAGCCGGACCAGCTGGCCGAGGTCTTCTCCTCCCGCCCCGAGGTCCTCGCGCACAACGTCGAGACCGTCCCCCGGATCTTCAAGCGCATCCGCCCCGGATTCCGCTACGAGCGCTCGCTGAAGGTGATCACCGAGGCCCGCGCGGCCGGCCTGGTCACCAAGTCGAACCTGATCCTCGGCATGGGCGAGACCCGTGAGGAGGTCAGCGAGGCGCTGCAGCACCTGCACGACGCGGGCTGCGAGCTGATCACCATCACCCAGTACCTCCGGCCCTCGGTCCGGCACCATCCCGTCGAGCGCTGGGTGAAGCCGCACGAGTTCGTGGAGCTGAAGGAGGAGGCCGAGGAGATCGGCTTCTCCGGAGTGATGTCGGGTCCGCTGGTGCGATCCTCGTACCGCGCGGGCCGCCTCTTCCAGCAGGCCATCGAGAAGCGTGGGGAGATCGCCGTTACGCAGGCGGTGTGA
- a CDS encoding regulator: MTDRPPQRTPNRQLAALIAEAGFSNAGLARRVDQLGLEHGLDLRYDKTSVTRWLRGQQPRGTTPALIAEVFTRRLGRRLSAQDLGLDACAPVYAGLEFAATPEEAVDIVSGLWRKDSGSHAELRKIAFTPAGLVVPSRDWLIGRADEQVSRGDPAQNGGPVRVPSQGRSTVPRQRGTDRGPGQRVTPGDIAALRSVGELFRTLDHAYGGGHARQALVRYLEHEAEPMLRGTYGENTGRRLFAAAADLTRLAGWTSYDIAAHGLAQRYFVQALRLAQAAGDRAYGSYVLVTMARQAVYLGHGREAVQLTRVAQQGVGSAVPPVVQALLHAVEARGHAVLGEVRAATASLVRAERALDTARPGDDAPHWARFFDEAQLADEFGHCHRDLQQFRAAVQHAERSLHLRAPGYARSRLFCRIVLATARLGLGELDQACALGAEAAQQASEMRSARAIEYVRDFERRLEPYRDAAAVRTYRDRVAAMG; the protein is encoded by the coding sequence ATGACGGACCGACCCCCGCAGCGCACCCCCAACCGCCAGCTCGCCGCGCTCATCGCGGAAGCCGGATTCTCCAACGCGGGGCTCGCCCGCCGGGTGGATCAGCTGGGCCTGGAGCACGGCCTCGACCTGCGGTACGACAAGACGTCGGTGACCCGCTGGCTGCGCGGACAGCAGCCGCGCGGCACGACGCCCGCGCTCATCGCCGAGGTCTTCACCCGGCGGCTCGGGCGTCGGCTGTCGGCGCAGGACCTGGGGCTCGACGCGTGCGCGCCGGTCTACGCGGGTCTGGAGTTCGCGGCCACGCCCGAGGAGGCCGTGGACATCGTCAGCGGGCTGTGGCGCAAGGACTCCGGCAGCCATGCCGAGCTGCGGAAGATCGCGTTCACCCCGGCGGGGCTCGTCGTCCCGAGCCGGGACTGGCTGATCGGGCGCGCGGACGAACAGGTGAGCCGCGGCGATCCCGCGCAGAACGGCGGGCCGGTGCGCGTGCCCTCCCAGGGCCGCTCCACCGTGCCGCGGCAGCGCGGCACCGACCGCGGGCCGGGCCAGCGCGTCACCCCCGGCGACATCGCGGCCCTGCGGTCGGTCGGCGAGCTCTTCCGCACCCTCGACCACGCCTACGGCGGCGGACACGCCCGCCAGGCACTCGTCCGCTACCTGGAGCACGAGGCCGAGCCGATGCTGCGCGGCACGTACGGTGAGAACACCGGGCGCCGGCTGTTCGCGGCCGCCGCGGATCTGACCCGGCTGGCCGGCTGGACGTCGTACGACATCGCCGCGCACGGTCTCGCGCAGCGGTACTTCGTCCAGGCCCTGCGGCTGGCCCAGGCGGCCGGTGACCGGGCCTACGGGTCGTACGTGCTGGTCACCATGGCCCGGCAGGCGGTCTACCTGGGGCACGGGCGGGAGGCCGTCCAGCTGACCCGGGTCGCCCAGCAGGGCGTCGGTTCCGCCGTACCGCCCGTCGTCCAGGCACTGCTCCACGCCGTCGAGGCCCGCGGCCACGCGGTGCTCGGTGAGGTACGCGCCGCCACGGCCTCGCTCGTACGGGCCGAGCGCGCGCTGGACACGGCGCGTCCCGGGGACGACGCGCCGCACTGGGCACGCTTCTTCGACGAGGCGCAGCTCGCGGACGAGTTCGGGCACTGCCACCGCGATCTGCAGCAGTTCCGGGCGGCCGTGCAGCACGCGGAGCGCTCGCTGCACCTGCGCGCCCCCGGGTACGCGCGCAGCCGGCTCTTCTGCCGAATCGTCCTGGCGACGGCCCGGCTGGGGCTGGGGGAGCTGGACCAGGCGTGCGCCCTGGGTGCGGAGGCGGCGCAGCAGGCCTCGGAGATGCGGTCCGCCCGTGCGATCGAGTACGTACGGGACTTCGAGCGGCGGCTCGAGCCGTACCGCGACGCGGCCGCGGTACGTACGTACCGGGACCGCGTCGCGGCGATGGGCTGA
- a CDS encoding SCO2195 family GlnR-regulated protein: MQAATSVRANAFPTFTQALLAVESVLLSGGQRTARRNAWTAVLEDRRRAKDRVEAQHVLEAVATRSS, from the coding sequence ATGCAGGCCGCGACTTCCGTACGCGCCAACGCCTTCCCGACCTTCACCCAGGCTCTCCTCGCCGTCGAGTCCGTACTCCTGAGCGGCGGCCAGCGCACCGCCCGCCGCAACGCCTGGACCGCGGTCCTCGAGGACCGCCGTCGCGCCAAGGACCGGGTCGAGGCGCAGCACGTGCTGGAGGCCGTGGCGACTCGCTCTTCCTGA
- a CDS encoding RDD family protein, whose translation MDNRQAIGSWLSGPRAAAEDMGAEFGYRGERLGLPEQGPGSVAPLGRRFGALFIDWALCMLIAYGLFADGDQQAAGNWALGIFLVLSVLTVGTLGSTPGKRILGLRVVAEDGGRLGIGKVLVRSVLLCLAIPALVWDRDGRGLHDRLSRSVQVRI comes from the coding sequence GTGGACAACAGGCAAGCAATCGGATCGTGGCTGTCCGGGCCCCGCGCGGCGGCCGAGGACATGGGCGCCGAATTCGGATACCGGGGCGAGCGGCTCGGGCTGCCGGAGCAGGGCCCCGGCTCCGTCGCCCCGCTCGGACGGCGCTTCGGTGCGCTCTTCATCGACTGGGCCCTGTGCATGCTGATCGCATACGGGCTCTTCGCGGACGGTGACCAGCAGGCCGCGGGGAACTGGGCGCTGGGGATCTTCCTCGTCCTGAGCGTGCTGACCGTGGGCACCCTCGGCAGCACTCCCGGTAAGCGGATCCTCGGTCTGCGCGTCGTCGCCGAGGACGGCGGACGGCTCGGCATCGGCAAGGTCCTCGTCAGGAGCGTGCTGCTCTGCCTGGCCATTCCGGCGCTGGTGTGGGACCGCGACGGACGCGGCCTCCATGACCGGCTCTCCCGCTCCGTCCAGGTGCGGATCTGA
- the lipB gene encoding lipoyl(octanoyl) transferase LipB, with protein MSELRFVHLGFGDDAVEYQAAWDEQRRVHTARFGGEIPDTCLLLEHPPVYTAGRRTEDSERPLDGTPVIDVDRGGKITWHGPGQLVGYPIMQLPRPVDVVAHVRRLEEALIRTCAEFGVETTRVEGRSGVWVLGDPVEQRPAFGGLSLDFDPRLHDDEFDPRLSGPEYAPSNAGQRREDRKLAAIGIRVAKGVTMHGFALNVNPDNTWFDRIVPCGIRDAGVASLANELGRDVSIAEVLPVVERHLREVLENADLRPREVEGETGLDAGRGTGREPEPAPAPTA; from the coding sequence GTGAGCGAGCTGCGATTTGTCCATCTGGGCTTCGGCGACGACGCCGTCGAGTACCAGGCGGCCTGGGACGAGCAGCGCCGTGTGCACACGGCCCGGTTCGGCGGCGAGATCCCCGACACCTGCCTGCTGCTGGAGCACCCGCCCGTCTACACGGCCGGGCGGCGTACGGAGGACAGCGAGCGCCCGCTGGACGGCACGCCGGTCATCGACGTCGACCGCGGCGGGAAGATCACCTGGCACGGGCCCGGCCAGCTGGTCGGCTACCCGATCATGCAGCTGCCCCGCCCGGTGGACGTGGTGGCCCACGTCCGGCGGCTGGAGGAGGCGCTGATCCGTACGTGCGCGGAGTTCGGCGTGGAGACCACCCGGGTCGAGGGCCGCAGCGGTGTGTGGGTGCTCGGCGACCCGGTCGAGCAGCGCCCGGCGTTCGGCGGCCTCTCGCTCGACTTCGACCCGCGCCTGCACGACGACGAGTTCGACCCGCGGCTGAGCGGACCGGAGTACGCCCCGTCCAACGCCGGCCAGCGGCGTGAGGACCGCAAGCTCGCGGCCATCGGCATCCGGGTCGCCAAGGGCGTCACGATGCACGGCTTCGCCCTGAACGTGAACCCGGACAACACCTGGTTCGACCGGATCGTGCCGTGCGGCATCCGGGACGCGGGGGTGGCCTCGCTGGCGAACGAACTGGGCCGGGACGTGAGCATCGCGGAGGTGCTCCCGGTCGTCGAGAGGCATCTGCGCGAGGTCCTGGAGAACGCGGATCTGCGGCCGCGGGAGGTCGAGGGGGAAACCGGCCTGGACGCCGGGCGTGGGACGGGGCGCGAGCCCGAGCCGGCCCCGGCGCCGACAGCCTGA
- a CDS encoding alpha-L-fucosidase: MRRTAAAAALAACAALLLAPPASGAGDGARGGGADGGKDYEPTVESLNSHPTPTWFEDDKFGIFIHWGAYSVPAWGPRGSYAEWYWNYMNSPGSATNTHHRDTYGADADYDDFIGQWKAEKYDPDDWVKLFKDAGAKYFVLTSKHHEGVALYDSEVSGRDSVDLGPRRDLAGELFAAARKDGRGETLKAGFYYSLYEWFNPSYTGRPATNPYTGATVAYTGAPAVDDYAADYMAPQMRELIERYDPDILWCDGQWEKPASYWRTAPVLADYYNRAKNRPKPKEVAVANRCKIETGALDSTELDFQTPEYTVKADIDPNKWEASRGIAHSYGYNQNEPEEDHLTSDQLVDSLVDIVSKNGNLLLDVGPRGDGTIPEIQRQRLLDMGAWLGTNGEAIYGTTYWHHAEEPYGDDDVRYTVKDGALYATALTWPGAELTLGSDTPVTAGSRITLLGSKAGQLAWHRDAQGRVVVRTPAQAGKHAYVFKVTTPGVHSLVRTRTELPRELNPGRTADGGLTVTNTSRRPAPSTDLRLSAPDGWTVTPSTARLKPLGPGADAKVPFTLTPPASAASGTYTLDITLRHGRLTTTTEVKVTVARENLAKGRPATQSSTAWDAPASRAVDGDTDGAFSGGSVTHTAEPSHQAWWQVDLGASARLEEAQIWNRTDCCADRLTDFWLLASDDPITADGLEEAKATPGVTAIHVPARAGRPTTVPLPPGTTARHVRIQLSSPTNPLSLAEVQLRGSRS, translated from the coding sequence GTGAGACGCACCGCGGCCGCGGCGGCCCTCGCCGCCTGTGCGGCACTGCTCCTCGCACCGCCCGCCTCGGGCGCCGGGGACGGTGCCCGAGGCGGGGGCGCAGACGGGGGCAAGGACTACGAACCCACCGTCGAGTCCCTCAACAGCCACCCCACACCGACGTGGTTCGAGGACGACAAGTTCGGCATCTTCATCCACTGGGGCGCCTACTCGGTGCCCGCCTGGGGCCCGCGCGGCAGCTACGCCGAGTGGTACTGGAACTACATGAACTCCCCGGGCAGCGCCACCAACACCCACCACCGGGACACCTACGGCGCGGACGCCGACTACGACGACTTCATCGGGCAGTGGAAGGCCGAGAAGTACGACCCGGACGACTGGGTGAAGCTCTTCAAGGACGCCGGGGCCAAGTACTTCGTGCTCACCTCCAAGCACCACGAAGGTGTCGCGCTGTACGACTCCGAGGTGTCCGGCCGCGACAGCGTCGACCTCGGCCCCCGCCGGGACCTCGCGGGCGAACTCTTCGCCGCCGCCCGCAAGGACGGCCGGGGAGAGACGCTGAAGGCCGGCTTCTACTACTCGCTGTACGAGTGGTTCAACCCGTCCTACACCGGCCGCCCCGCCACCAACCCGTACACGGGCGCCACCGTCGCGTACACCGGAGCCCCGGCGGTCGACGACTACGCCGCCGACTACATGGCGCCGCAGATGCGGGAACTGATCGAGCGGTACGACCCGGACATCCTGTGGTGCGACGGCCAGTGGGAGAAGCCTGCCTCGTACTGGAGGACGGCCCCCGTCCTCGCCGACTACTACAACAGGGCCAAGAACCGGCCGAAGCCGAAGGAGGTCGCGGTCGCCAACCGCTGCAAGATCGAGACCGGTGCCCTGGACTCGACCGAACTCGACTTCCAGACGCCCGAGTACACGGTCAAGGCGGACATCGACCCGAACAAGTGGGAGGCGAGCCGCGGCATCGCCCACTCGTACGGCTACAACCAGAACGAGCCGGAGGAGGACCATCTGACGTCCGACCAGCTCGTCGACTCGCTCGTGGACATCGTCAGCAAGAACGGCAATCTGCTGCTCGACGTCGGCCCGCGCGGCGACGGCACGATCCCGGAGATCCAGCGGCAGCGGCTGCTCGACATGGGAGCGTGGCTGGGGACGAACGGCGAGGCGATCTACGGGACGACGTACTGGCACCACGCCGAGGAGCCGTACGGCGACGACGACGTCCGCTACACGGTGAAGGACGGCGCGCTCTACGCGACCGCGCTGACGTGGCCGGGGGCCGAACTGACCCTGGGCTCCGACACCCCGGTCACGGCGGGCTCCCGGATCACCCTGCTCGGCTCGAAGGCCGGGCAGCTGGCCTGGCACCGGGACGCACAGGGCCGCGTCGTGGTGAGGACCCCGGCTCAGGCGGGCAAGCACGCGTACGTCTTCAAGGTCACCACTCCGGGGGTGCACAGCCTGGTGCGGACACGCACCGAGCTGCCGCGGGAGCTGAACCCGGGGCGTACGGCGGACGGCGGACTCACCGTCACCAACACCTCCCGCCGCCCGGCGCCTTCGACGGACCTGCGGCTGTCGGCCCCCGACGGCTGGACGGTCACCCCGTCCACGGCCCGGCTGAAGCCGCTCGGCCCCGGCGCGGACGCGAAGGTCCCGTTCACGCTCACCCCGCCCGCGTCGGCGGCGTCCGGCACGTACACGCTGGACATCACCCTGCGGCACGGCCGGCTGACGACGACCACGGAGGTGAAGGTGACCGTCGCCCGGGAGAACCTGGCGAAGGGCCGCCCGGCCACGCAGTCGTCGACCGCCTGGGACGCCCCGGCCTCACGCGCGGTGGACGGCGACACGGACGGCGCGTTCTCCGGCGGATCGGTGACGCACACGGCCGAGCCGTCGCACCAGGCGTGGTGGCAGGTCGATCTCGGCGCGAGCGCACGGCTGGAGGAGGCGCAGATCTGGAACCGTACGGACTGCTGTGCCGACCGGCTCACGGACTTCTGGCTGCTGGCCTCGGACGACCCGATCACGGCCGACGGTCTCGAGGAGGCCAAGGCGACCCCGGGCGTCACGGCGATCCACGTCCCGGCCCGGGCGGGCCGCCCGACCACGGTCCCGCTGCCGCCGGGCACGACGGCCCGGCACGTCCGCATCCAGCTGTCGTCCCCGACGAACCCGCTCTCGCTCGCGGAGGTCCAGCTCAGAGGCAGCCGGTCGTAG